One genomic window of Osmia bicornis bicornis chromosome 3, iOsmBic2.1, whole genome shotgun sequence includes the following:
- the LOC114871800 gene encoding serine/threonine-protein phosphatase 6 regulatory ankyrin repeat subunit A isoform X2 — protein sequence MSSNSKKTSGGKDDKKNPSSKEDSPVAAKDEAGGSASTGSTGGAGSTDGAQPGSKPGSAGATSREAAQKLLGLAARGEWAPMDQLLKSLEKAVQNVGEDASVAPLTSVMDPATGMTPLMYAVKDNRTGLLDRMIELGADVSARNNDNYNALHIAAMYSREDVVKLLLSKRGVDPYATGGPRQQTAVHLVASRQTGTATSILRALLAAAGRDIRLKVDGKGKIPLLLAVEAGNQSMCRELLSQQAPDQLRATTPTGDSALHLAARRRDIDMVRILVDYGATVDMQNGDGQTALHIASAEGDETLVKYFYGVRASASITDHQDRTPMHLAAENGHASIIELLADKFKASIFERTKDGSTLMHIASLNGHSECATMLFKKGVYLHMPNKRGARSIHTAAKYGHVGIISTLLQRGEKVDATTNDNYTALHIAVENAKPAVVETLLGYGAEVHVRGGKLRETPLHIAARVPDGDRCALMLLKSGAGPNLTTDDGQTPVHVAASHGNLATLKLLLEDGGDPMYKSKNGETPLHLACRGCKADVARHLIQFVKEKKGQETATSYVNSLTNEGCSALHYAAQIEPSEVETPGDDRAVIRALLEGGADVSLQTKQAQESAFHHCALAGNNEVLSEMISGMSATEVQKALNRQSAVGWTPLLIAAHRGHMELVTTLLANHARVDVFDLEGRSALHLAAEHGYLQVCDALLANKAFINSKSRVGRTALHLAAMNGYSHLVKFLVQDHGAAIDVLTLRKQTPLHLAAGAGQLEVCKLLLELGASIDATDDQGQKPIHAAAMNNYAEVAQLFLQRHPSLVMACTKDGNTCAHIAAMQGSVRVIEELMKFDRQGVISARNKLTEATPLQLAAEGGHAEVVKALVRAGASCADENRAGFTAVHLAAQHGHGQVLEVLRSSQSLRISSKKLGVTALHVAAYFGQADTVRELLTHVPGTVKSDPPTGGSLVGELGSESGMTPLHLAAYSGNENVVRLLLNSAGVQVEAATTENGFNPLHLACFGGHITVVGLLLSRSAELLHSSDRYGKTGLHIAATHGHYQMVEVLLGQGAEINATDKNGWTPLHCAARAGYLDVVKLLVESGASPKSETNLGSAPIWFAASEGHNDVLKYLMEKEHDTYALMEDKRFVYNMMVCSKSNNNKPIEEFVLVSPAPVDTAAKLSNIYMKLSEKEKERAKDLIAAGKQCEAMATELLALAAGADSAGRILTSMDRRNVEFLDVLIENEQKEVIAHTVVQRYLQELWQGSLNWNAFRTILLFIAFLICPPVWVVFALPLGHKYNNVPIIKFMSYLTSHIYLMVFLLLVGIIPIYPVVRASLLPYWYEWCLLVMLSGLLLFELTNPSDKSGLGWIKLAVLLFGVCGVAFHLMGFVVVHRPYWPTLLYLRNQLFALSFLLACVQILDFLSFHHLFGPWAIIIGNLMKDLARFLAVLAIFVFGFSMHFVALNQAFKNQSIQDARIEDRKKKGAFQDDLLANVTEWMMETPSTAPPRRYGRYKKKNECCDDSSRDIKMNPVLAFEYLFFAVFGQTTHGELKVETNQPQWTSVLFKLAFGVYMLVSVVVLINLLIAMMSDTYQRIQAQSDIEWKYGLSKLIRNMHRTTTAPSPLNLLTTWIVYFIKVCKQHSAKRKRPSLIHMMGLQHAGRLSPRSKMGAKWLAKVKKGQVRPKDSVTLSVVHLSPLGSQLSFNSATRIESVVDWDSIRKKYLALAGNEPEKEADKDDKNEENEKEEDNGPTASNSSTMPATSTPPI from the exons ATGAGCAGTAACAGCAAGAAGACGTCGGGTGGGAAGGACGACAAGAAGAATCCGTCGAGCAAAGAGGATAGCCCAGTAGCGGCGAAAGATGAGGCCGGAGGGTCAGCGTCGACGGGGAGCACCGGTGGTGCTGGTAGCACGGATGGAGCGCAGCCTGGAAGTAAACCTGGATCGGCTGGAGCAACTAGCCGGGAAGCAGCTCAAAAACTGCTCGGGCTTGCCGCGCGTGGAGAATGGGCACCGATGGACCAGTTGCTCAAGTCTTTGGAGAAGGCGGTGCAGAACGTCGGGGAGGATGCTTCGGTGGCTCCTCTCACCAGCGTTATGGATCCG GCGACTGGGATGACGCCGTTGATGTACGCTGTAAAAGACAATCGGACCGGATTACTCGACCGTATGATTGAACTGGGAGCGGATGTGAGCGCTCGAAACAAC GACAATTACAATGCTCTTCACATCGCTGCTATGTACTCGAGGGAGGACGTCGTCAAGTTACTCTTGTCGAAACGGGGCGTCGATCCTTACGCTACTGGAGGG CCGAGACAACAAACCGCGGTGCATCTGGTCGCATCCAGGCAAACCGGTACCGCCACTTCGATACTTCGAGCGTTATTGGCTGCCGCCGGACGGGACATAAGGCTGAAAGTCGACGGA AAAGGGAAGATTCCTCTGCTGTTGGCGGTGGAGGCTGGAAATCAGTCGATGTGTCGGGAATTGTTGTCTCAACAAGCGCCTGATCAACTTCGCGCGACTACTCCGACGGGAGATTCCGCTCTTCATCTGGCAGCCAGGAGGAGGGACATCGACATGGTGCGGATACTGGTGGATTATGGAGCGACTGTGGACATGCAAAAC GGCGACGGGCAAACGGCGTTGCACATCGCGAGCGCCGAGGGTGACGAGACACTGGTGAAATACTTTTACGGTGTCAGGGCATCCGCTTCCATCACCGATCATCAGGATCGAACGCCGATGCACTTGGCAGCGGAAAACGGACACGCTTCCATAATCGAGCTGTTGGCCGACAAATTCAAGGCGAGTATATTCGAGAGGACGAAAGACGGCTCGACGCTGATGCACATAGCCTCGTTGAACGGCCACTCGGAATGCGCGACCATGCTCTTCAAGAAGGGTGTATATTTGCATATGCCGAATAAACGGGGTGCCAGGTCGATTCACACAGCGGCCAAGTATGGCCACGTTGGCATCATAAGCACGCTGTTGCAACGGGGAGAGAAG GTGGACGCGACTACGAACGATAATTATACGGCCCTGCATATCGCGGTGGAGAACGCGAAACCTGCCGTGGTGGAGACTTTGCTAGGATACGGGGCTGAAGTTCACGTGAGGGGTGGAAAGCTTCGAGAGACTCCTCTTCATATAGCAGCTAGGGTTCCTGACGGCGATAGGTGCGCTTTGATGTTGCTTAAATCCGGAGCTGGACCGAATTTGACCACCGACGACGGTCAAACACCGGTACACGTGGCGGCGAGTCACGGGAACTTAGCCACGTTGAAGTTGTTGCTCGAAGATGGCGGTGATCCTATGTACAAATCCAAG AACGGAGAAACCCCGCTGCACTTGGCGTGTAGAGGATGCAAGGCGGACGTGGCGCGTCACCTGATCCAATTCGTGAAGGAGAAAAAGGGTCAGGAAACGGCGACCTCGTACGTCAACAGTTTGACAAACGAGGGATGTAGCGCCCTGCATTACGCTGCCCAGATCGAACCGTCGGAAGTCGAGACGCCCGGGGACGATCGAGCGGTGATTCGTGCCCTCCTCGAAGGTGGTGCCGACGTGTCGTTGCAGACGAAGCAGGCACAAGAGTCGGCCTTCCATCATTGCGCGTTGGCCGGAAACAACGAGGTCTTGTCGGAAATGATAAGCGGTATGTCCGCGACCGAGGTGCAGAAGGCGTTAAATCGTCAGAGCGCGGTCGGATGGACACCGTTGTTGATCGCCGCTCACCGTGGTCACATGGAACTGGTCACCACGCTGCTTGCCAATCACGCAAGAGTGGACGTATTCGATTTAGAGGGCAGATCTGCGTTGCATCTGGCCGCTGAACACGGTTATCTTCAGGTTTGCGACGCGCTGTTAGCGAACAAAGCGTTTATCAATTCCAAGTCCAGAGTGGGTAGAACGGCGTTGCACTTGGCAGCTATGAACGGTTACTCGCATCTCGTCAAGTTTCTCGTGCAGGATCATGGGGCTGCGATAGACGTTCTTACGCTGAGAAAACAGACTCCGCTTCATTTGGCAGCAGGTGCTGGCCAATTGGAAGTGTGCAAGCTTCTACTCGAACTCGGGGCAAGCATAGACGCGACCGACGATCAAGGCCAGAAGCCGATACACGCCGCGGCGATGAACAATTACGCGGAGGTCGCTCAGTTGTTCCTGCAGAGGCATCCCAGTCTGGTGATGGCGTGCACCAAGGACGGGAATACGTGCGCCCACATAGCAGCCATGCAGGGCAGCGTTCGCGTGATCGAAGAATTGATGAAGTTCGATCGGCAAGGTGTCATCTCGGCGAGAAACAAATTGACCGAGGCGACGCCGCTTCAACTGGCTGCCGAGGGAGGACACGCCGAGGTGGTGAAAGCGTTGGTCAGGGCGGGTGCATCCTGCGCCGATGAGAATCGGGCAGGATTCACCGCGGTCCATTTGGCCGCGCAACACGGCCACGGTCAGGTACTCGAAGTTTTGAGATCCTCCCAGTCTCTTCGTATATCCAGCAAGAAGCTCGGCGTTACCGCTCTTCACGTAGCCGCGTACTTTGGTCAAGCTG ATACGGTCCGAGAGTTGTTGACCCACGTTCCGGGCACGGTGAAGTCTGATCCTCCAACCGGTGGTTCGCTCGTAGGAGAATTAGGCAGCGAATCTGGAATGACGCCTTTACATCTGGCTGCCTATTCCGGTAACGAGAACGTCGTACGATTACTGCTGAACTCGGCTGGTGTACAG GTAGAGGCGGCGACCACGGAGAACGGTTTCAATCCTCTTCACTTGGCCTGCTTCGGGGGTCACATCACGGTGGTCGGTCTTCTGTTGAGCAGATCGGCAGAGTTATTGCACAGCTCGGATCGGTACGGCAAAACCGGTCTACATATCGCCGCGACGCACGGTCATTACCAGATGGTCGAAGTACTGCTCGGTCAAGGGGCTGAAATAAACGCGACGGATAAAAATGGTTGGACGCCGCTGCATTGCGCCGCTCGCGCCGGTTATCTCGATGTCGTTAAACTCCTCGTCGAGAGTGGGGCTTCGCCAAAGAGCGAGACCAATCTAGGCAGCGCACCGATTTGGTTCGCCGCCTCGGAGGGTCATAACGACGTGCTCAAGTATCTCATGGAGAAAGAGCACGATACCTATGCACTGATGGAGGATAAGAGG TTCGTTTATAACATGATGGTCTGCAGTAAGAGCAACAACAACAAGCCCATCGAGGAATTCGTGCTGGTATCACCGGCACCGGTAGACACAGCCGCGAAACTCTCCAATATTTACATGAAATTGTCggaaaaggagaaagagagagcgAAGGATTTGATAGCCGCTGGTAAGCAGTGCGAAGCGATGGCCACGGAATTGTTGGCCCTGGCCGCGGGCGCCGATTCGGCCGGAAGGATCCTTACATCGATGGATCGCAGGAACGTGGAATTTTTGGACGTTCTCATCGAGAACGAGCAGAAGGAAGTGATCGCGCATACGGTGGTACAGCGATACCTCCAGGAGCTATGGCAAGGGAGTTTAAACTGGAACGCATTCAGGACGATCCTATTGTTCATCGCGTTCCTCATCTGTCCGCCTGTCTGGGTGGTGTTTGCCCTTCCACTCGGTCACAAGTACAACAACGTGCCCATCATCAAGTTCATGTCCTATCTCACGTCTCACATTTATCTGATGGTCTTCCTTTTGCTGGTCGGCATAATTCCGATATATCCGGTGGTGAGAGCTAGCCTGCTGCCATACTGGTACGAATGGTGTCTCCTCGTGATGCTTTCCGGACTGCTGCTCTTCGAACTGACCAACCCGAGCGACAAAAGCGGACTCGGTTGGATCAAATTGGCGGTCCTGTTGTTCGGCGTCTGCGGTGTCGCGTTCCATCTGATGGGTTTCGTGGTAGTTCACCGACCCTACTGGCCGACCCTGCTTTACCTCAGGAATCAACTGTTCGCACTGAGCTTCTTACTGGCGTGCGTGCAAATCCTCGACTTCCTATCGTTCCATCATCTCTTCGGACCTTGGGCAATCATCATCGGTAACCTGATGAAGGATCTCGCGAGATTTCTCGCTGTGCTGGCCATCTTCGTGTTCGGTTTTTCCATGCACTTCGTAGCGCTGAATCAAGCCTTCAAGAACCAATCGATCCAGGACGCGCGAATAGAGgacagaaagaaaaagggcGCCTTCCAGGACG ATTTGTTGGCCAATGTTACGGAATGGATGATGGAGACGCCATCGACGGCGCCTCCTCGTCGCTACGGCCGCtacaagaaaaagaatgaGTGTTGTGACGATAGCTCCCGAGATA TAAAGATGAATCCGGTACTCGCCTTCGAGTACCTGTTCTTCGCTGTCTTTGGCCAAACGACCCACGGCGAGCTGAAGGTCGAGACTAATCAGCCTCAGTGGACCTCGGTCCTCTTCAAGTTGGCATTTGGCGTATACATGTTGGTCTCGGTAGTCGTATTAATTAATCTGCTGATCGCCATGATGAGCGACACCTACCAAAGGATACAGGCGCAATCGGACATTGAGTGGAAATACGGGCTCAGTAAACTGATCCGAAATATGCACAG AACGACCACCGCCCCGTCGCCTCTTAACTTGCTCACTACTTGGATCGTGTACTTCATCAAGGTGTGCAAGCAACATTCGGCGAAACGAAAACGGCCCTCGTTGATCCACATGATGGGACTTCAGCATGCCGGTCGTCTGTCACCGAGATCGAAGATGGGCGCTAAATGGTTGGCCAAAGTGAAAAAAGGTCAAGTCAGACCGAAAGACAGCGTTACTTTGTCGGTGGTACACTTGAGTCCTCTCGGTAGCCAATTGTCCTTCAATAGCGCGACCAGAATCGAAAGCGTAGTCGATTGGGATTCCATCAGAAAGAAATATCTAGCGTTGGCTGGGAACGAGCCTGAAAAAGAAGCGGATAAAGACGATAAGAACGAGGAGAACGAGAAGGAAGAGGATAACGGACCGACCGCGTCGAACTCGTCCACGATGCCAGCTACTTCAACGCCACCTATCTAG
- the LOC114871800 gene encoding serine/threonine-protein phosphatase 6 regulatory ankyrin repeat subunit A isoform X6, whose protein sequence is MSSNSKKTSGGKDDKKNPSSKEDSPVAAKDEAGGSASTGSTGGAGSTDGAQPGSKPGSAGATSREAAQKLLGLAARGEWAPMDQLLKSLEKAVQNVGEDASVAPLTSVMDPATGMTPLMYAVKDNRTGLLDRMIELGADVSARNNDNYNALHIAAMYSREDVVKLLLSKRGVDPYATGGPRQQTAVHLVASRQTGTATSILRALLAAAGRDIRLKVDGKGKIPLLLAVEAGNQSMCRELLSQQAPDQLRATTPTGDSALHLAARRRDIDMVRILVDYGATVDMQNGDGQTALHIASAEGDETLVKYFYGVRASASITDHQDRTPMHLAAENGHASIIELLADKFKASIFERTKDGSTLMHIASLNGHSECATMLFKKGVYLHMPNKRGARSIHTAAKYGHVGIISTLLQRGEKVDATTNDNYTALHIAVENAKPAVVETLLGYGAEVHVRGGKLRETPLHIAARVPDGDRCALMLLKSGAGPNLTTDDGQTPVHVAASHGNLATLKLLLEDGGDPMYKSKNGETPLHLACRGCKADVARHLIQFVKEKKGQETATSYVNSLTNEGCSALHYAAQIEPSEVETPGDDRAVIRALLEGGADVSLQTKQAQESAFHHCALAGNNEVLSEMISGMSATEVQKALNRQSAVGWTPLLIAAHRGHMELVTTLLANHARVDVFDLEGRSALHLAAEHGYLQVCDALLANKAFINSKSRVGRTALHLAAMNGYSHLVKFLVQDHGAAIDVLTLRKQTPLHLAAGAGQLEVCKLLLELGASIDATDDQGQKPIHAAAMNNYAEVAQLFLQRHPSLVMACTKDGNTCAHIAAMQGSVRVIEELMKFDRQGVISARNKLTEATPLQLAAEGGHAEVVKALVRAGASCADENRAGFTAVHLAAQHGHGQVLEVLRSSQSLRISSKKLGVTALHVAAYFGQADTVRELLTHVPGTVKSDPPTGGSLVGELGSESGMTPLHLAAYSGNENVVRLLLNSAGVQVEAATTENGFNPLHLACFGGHITVVGLLLSRSAELLHSSDRYGKTGLHIAATHGHYQMVEVLLGQGAEINATDKNGWTPLHCAARAGYLDVVKLLVESGASPKSETNLGSAPIWFAASEGHNDVLKYLMEKEHDTYALMEDKRFVYNMMVCSKSNNNKPIEEFVLVSPAPVDTAAKLSNIYMKLSEKEKERAKDLIAAGKQCEAMATELLALAAGADSAGRILTSMDRRNVEFLDVLIENEQKEVIAHTVVQRYLQELWQGSLNWNAFRTILLFIAFLICPPVWVVFALPLGHKYNNVPIIKFMSYLTSHIYLMVFLLLVGIIPIYPVVRASLLPYWYEWCLLVMLSGLLLFELTNPSDKSGLGWIKLAVLLFGVCGVAFHLMGFVVVHRPYWPTLLYLRNQLFALSFLLACVQILDFLSFHHLFGPWAIIIGNLMKDLARFLAVLAIFVFGFSMHFVALNQAFKNQSIQDARIEDRKKKGAFQDVKMNPVLAFEYLFFAVFGQTTHGELKVETNQPQWTSVLFKLAFGVYMLVSVVVLINLLIAMMSDTYQRIQAQSDIEWKYGLSKLIRNMHRTTTAPSPLNLLTTWIVYFIKVCKQHSAKRKRPSLIHMMGLQHAGRLSPRSKMGAKWLAKVKKGQVRPKDSVTLSVVHLSPLGSQLSFNSATRIESVVDWDSIRKKYLALAGNEPEKEADKDDKNEENEKEEDNGPTASNSSTMPATSTPPI, encoded by the exons ATGAGCAGTAACAGCAAGAAGACGTCGGGTGGGAAGGACGACAAGAAGAATCCGTCGAGCAAAGAGGATAGCCCAGTAGCGGCGAAAGATGAGGCCGGAGGGTCAGCGTCGACGGGGAGCACCGGTGGTGCTGGTAGCACGGATGGAGCGCAGCCTGGAAGTAAACCTGGATCGGCTGGAGCAACTAGCCGGGAAGCAGCTCAAAAACTGCTCGGGCTTGCCGCGCGTGGAGAATGGGCACCGATGGACCAGTTGCTCAAGTCTTTGGAGAAGGCGGTGCAGAACGTCGGGGAGGATGCTTCGGTGGCTCCTCTCACCAGCGTTATGGATCCG GCGACTGGGATGACGCCGTTGATGTACGCTGTAAAAGACAATCGGACCGGATTACTCGACCGTATGATTGAACTGGGAGCGGATGTGAGCGCTCGAAACAAC GACAATTACAATGCTCTTCACATCGCTGCTATGTACTCGAGGGAGGACGTCGTCAAGTTACTCTTGTCGAAACGGGGCGTCGATCCTTACGCTACTGGAGGG CCGAGACAACAAACCGCGGTGCATCTGGTCGCATCCAGGCAAACCGGTACCGCCACTTCGATACTTCGAGCGTTATTGGCTGCCGCCGGACGGGACATAAGGCTGAAAGTCGACGGA AAAGGGAAGATTCCTCTGCTGTTGGCGGTGGAGGCTGGAAATCAGTCGATGTGTCGGGAATTGTTGTCTCAACAAGCGCCTGATCAACTTCGCGCGACTACTCCGACGGGAGATTCCGCTCTTCATCTGGCAGCCAGGAGGAGGGACATCGACATGGTGCGGATACTGGTGGATTATGGAGCGACTGTGGACATGCAAAAC GGCGACGGGCAAACGGCGTTGCACATCGCGAGCGCCGAGGGTGACGAGACACTGGTGAAATACTTTTACGGTGTCAGGGCATCCGCTTCCATCACCGATCATCAGGATCGAACGCCGATGCACTTGGCAGCGGAAAACGGACACGCTTCCATAATCGAGCTGTTGGCCGACAAATTCAAGGCGAGTATATTCGAGAGGACGAAAGACGGCTCGACGCTGATGCACATAGCCTCGTTGAACGGCCACTCGGAATGCGCGACCATGCTCTTCAAGAAGGGTGTATATTTGCATATGCCGAATAAACGGGGTGCCAGGTCGATTCACACAGCGGCCAAGTATGGCCACGTTGGCATCATAAGCACGCTGTTGCAACGGGGAGAGAAG GTGGACGCGACTACGAACGATAATTATACGGCCCTGCATATCGCGGTGGAGAACGCGAAACCTGCCGTGGTGGAGACTTTGCTAGGATACGGGGCTGAAGTTCACGTGAGGGGTGGAAAGCTTCGAGAGACTCCTCTTCATATAGCAGCTAGGGTTCCTGACGGCGATAGGTGCGCTTTGATGTTGCTTAAATCCGGAGCTGGACCGAATTTGACCACCGACGACGGTCAAACACCGGTACACGTGGCGGCGAGTCACGGGAACTTAGCCACGTTGAAGTTGTTGCTCGAAGATGGCGGTGATCCTATGTACAAATCCAAG AACGGAGAAACCCCGCTGCACTTGGCGTGTAGAGGATGCAAGGCGGACGTGGCGCGTCACCTGATCCAATTCGTGAAGGAGAAAAAGGGTCAGGAAACGGCGACCTCGTACGTCAACAGTTTGACAAACGAGGGATGTAGCGCCCTGCATTACGCTGCCCAGATCGAACCGTCGGAAGTCGAGACGCCCGGGGACGATCGAGCGGTGATTCGTGCCCTCCTCGAAGGTGGTGCCGACGTGTCGTTGCAGACGAAGCAGGCACAAGAGTCGGCCTTCCATCATTGCGCGTTGGCCGGAAACAACGAGGTCTTGTCGGAAATGATAAGCGGTATGTCCGCGACCGAGGTGCAGAAGGCGTTAAATCGTCAGAGCGCGGTCGGATGGACACCGTTGTTGATCGCCGCTCACCGTGGTCACATGGAACTGGTCACCACGCTGCTTGCCAATCACGCAAGAGTGGACGTATTCGATTTAGAGGGCAGATCTGCGTTGCATCTGGCCGCTGAACACGGTTATCTTCAGGTTTGCGACGCGCTGTTAGCGAACAAAGCGTTTATCAATTCCAAGTCCAGAGTGGGTAGAACGGCGTTGCACTTGGCAGCTATGAACGGTTACTCGCATCTCGTCAAGTTTCTCGTGCAGGATCATGGGGCTGCGATAGACGTTCTTACGCTGAGAAAACAGACTCCGCTTCATTTGGCAGCAGGTGCTGGCCAATTGGAAGTGTGCAAGCTTCTACTCGAACTCGGGGCAAGCATAGACGCGACCGACGATCAAGGCCAGAAGCCGATACACGCCGCGGCGATGAACAATTACGCGGAGGTCGCTCAGTTGTTCCTGCAGAGGCATCCCAGTCTGGTGATGGCGTGCACCAAGGACGGGAATACGTGCGCCCACATAGCAGCCATGCAGGGCAGCGTTCGCGTGATCGAAGAATTGATGAAGTTCGATCGGCAAGGTGTCATCTCGGCGAGAAACAAATTGACCGAGGCGACGCCGCTTCAACTGGCTGCCGAGGGAGGACACGCCGAGGTGGTGAAAGCGTTGGTCAGGGCGGGTGCATCCTGCGCCGATGAGAATCGGGCAGGATTCACCGCGGTCCATTTGGCCGCGCAACACGGCCACGGTCAGGTACTCGAAGTTTTGAGATCCTCCCAGTCTCTTCGTATATCCAGCAAGAAGCTCGGCGTTACCGCTCTTCACGTAGCCGCGTACTTTGGTCAAGCTG ATACGGTCCGAGAGTTGTTGACCCACGTTCCGGGCACGGTGAAGTCTGATCCTCCAACCGGTGGTTCGCTCGTAGGAGAATTAGGCAGCGAATCTGGAATGACGCCTTTACATCTGGCTGCCTATTCCGGTAACGAGAACGTCGTACGATTACTGCTGAACTCGGCTGGTGTACAG GTAGAGGCGGCGACCACGGAGAACGGTTTCAATCCTCTTCACTTGGCCTGCTTCGGGGGTCACATCACGGTGGTCGGTCTTCTGTTGAGCAGATCGGCAGAGTTATTGCACAGCTCGGATCGGTACGGCAAAACCGGTCTACATATCGCCGCGACGCACGGTCATTACCAGATGGTCGAAGTACTGCTCGGTCAAGGGGCTGAAATAAACGCGACGGATAAAAATGGTTGGACGCCGCTGCATTGCGCCGCTCGCGCCGGTTATCTCGATGTCGTTAAACTCCTCGTCGAGAGTGGGGCTTCGCCAAAGAGCGAGACCAATCTAGGCAGCGCACCGATTTGGTTCGCCGCCTCGGAGGGTCATAACGACGTGCTCAAGTATCTCATGGAGAAAGAGCACGATACCTATGCACTGATGGAGGATAAGAGG TTCGTTTATAACATGATGGTCTGCAGTAAGAGCAACAACAACAAGCCCATCGAGGAATTCGTGCTGGTATCACCGGCACCGGTAGACACAGCCGCGAAACTCTCCAATATTTACATGAAATTGTCggaaaaggagaaagagagagcgAAGGATTTGATAGCCGCTGGTAAGCAGTGCGAAGCGATGGCCACGGAATTGTTGGCCCTGGCCGCGGGCGCCGATTCGGCCGGAAGGATCCTTACATCGATGGATCGCAGGAACGTGGAATTTTTGGACGTTCTCATCGAGAACGAGCAGAAGGAAGTGATCGCGCATACGGTGGTACAGCGATACCTCCAGGAGCTATGGCAAGGGAGTTTAAACTGGAACGCATTCAGGACGATCCTATTGTTCATCGCGTTCCTCATCTGTCCGCCTGTCTGGGTGGTGTTTGCCCTTCCACTCGGTCACAAGTACAACAACGTGCCCATCATCAAGTTCATGTCCTATCTCACGTCTCACATTTATCTGATGGTCTTCCTTTTGCTGGTCGGCATAATTCCGATATATCCGGTGGTGAGAGCTAGCCTGCTGCCATACTGGTACGAATGGTGTCTCCTCGTGATGCTTTCCGGACTGCTGCTCTTCGAACTGACCAACCCGAGCGACAAAAGCGGACTCGGTTGGATCAAATTGGCGGTCCTGTTGTTCGGCGTCTGCGGTGTCGCGTTCCATCTGATGGGTTTCGTGGTAGTTCACCGACCCTACTGGCCGACCCTGCTTTACCTCAGGAATCAACTGTTCGCACTGAGCTTCTTACTGGCGTGCGTGCAAATCCTCGACTTCCTATCGTTCCATCATCTCTTCGGACCTTGGGCAATCATCATCGGTAACCTGATGAAGGATCTCGCGAGATTTCTCGCTGTGCTGGCCATCTTCGTGTTCGGTTTTTCCATGCACTTCGTAGCGCTGAATCAAGCCTTCAAGAACCAATCGATCCAGGACGCGCGAATAGAGgacagaaagaaaaagggcGCCTTCCAGGACG TAAAGATGAATCCGGTACTCGCCTTCGAGTACCTGTTCTTCGCTGTCTTTGGCCAAACGACCCACGGCGAGCTGAAGGTCGAGACTAATCAGCCTCAGTGGACCTCGGTCCTCTTCAAGTTGGCATTTGGCGTATACATGTTGGTCTCGGTAGTCGTATTAATTAATCTGCTGATCGCCATGATGAGCGACACCTACCAAAGGATACAGGCGCAATCGGACATTGAGTGGAAATACGGGCTCAGTAAACTGATCCGAAATATGCACAG AACGACCACCGCCCCGTCGCCTCTTAACTTGCTCACTACTTGGATCGTGTACTTCATCAAGGTGTGCAAGCAACATTCGGCGAAACGAAAACGGCCCTCGTTGATCCACATGATGGGACTTCAGCATGCCGGTCGTCTGTCACCGAGATCGAAGATGGGCGCTAAATGGTTGGCCAAAGTGAAAAAAGGTCAAGTCAGACCGAAAGACAGCGTTACTTTGTCGGTGGTACACTTGAGTCCTCTCGGTAGCCAATTGTCCTTCAATAGCGCGACCAGAATCGAAAGCGTAGTCGATTGGGATTCCATCAGAAAGAAATATCTAGCGTTGGCTGGGAACGAGCCTGAAAAAGAAGCGGATAAAGACGATAAGAACGAGGAGAACGAGAAGGAAGAGGATAACGGACCGACCGCGTCGAACTCGTCCACGATGCCAGCTACTTCAACGCCACCTATCTAG